From one Rhodovulum sp. ES.010 genomic stretch:
- a CDS encoding GlxA family transcriptional regulator yields MYRIGFVLLDGFALMSTSAAMEPLRAANLFSETPLYDIGVLSIAGGAAASSLGARFDARPVAQAGTAFDLVFVVAGGDGDGPLRVRDARLFGWLRRLAHAGVALGGISGGGAVLARAGLMEARRFTVHWHHLDAVRRLSPDLLVERRLYVIDRDRYTCAGGSAPLDMMHAILAARHGAAFARRVSDWFIQTQIRAPDAPQQAGIAARYGVTSRPVEAALDLMESHVGDPLDMAQLAALAGLSARQLQRQFHTALGAPVMEVYRRIRLDTARRLVTGSRLRMAEIAEMTGFASQAAFAERYRRQFGEPPTATRRQA; encoded by the coding sequence ATGTATCGCATCGGATTCGTCCTGCTGGACGGTTTCGCCCTGATGTCGACGTCCGCCGCGATGGAGCCGCTGCGCGCCGCGAACCTGTTTTCGGAGACGCCGCTCTACGACATCGGCGTATTGTCGATCGCGGGCGGGGCGGCGGCCTCCTCCCTCGGCGCGCGGTTCGACGCGCGACCGGTCGCGCAGGCCGGCACCGCGTTCGACCTCGTCTTCGTGGTCGCGGGCGGGGACGGGGACGGCCCGCTGCGGGTGCGCGACGCCCGGCTTTTCGGCTGGCTCCGGCGGCTGGCCCACGCCGGCGTGGCGCTCGGCGGCATTTCGGGCGGCGGCGCGGTGCTGGCCCGAGCCGGGCTCATGGAGGCGCGGCGCTTCACCGTCCATTGGCACCATCTCGATGCGGTCCGCCGCCTGTCGCCCGACCTGCTGGTCGAGCGGCGGCTCTACGTCATCGACCGCGACCGCTATACCTGCGCGGGCGGCAGCGCGCCGCTCGACATGATGCACGCGATCCTCGCGGCACGGCACGGCGCGGCCTTCGCCCGGCGGGTCAGCGACTGGTTCATCCAGACCCAGATCCGCGCCCCGGACGCGCCGCAGCAGGCCGGGATCGCGGCGCGCTACGGGGTGACGAGCCGGCCCGTGGAGGCGGCGCTGGACCTGATGGAATCCCATGTCGGGGACCCGCTCGACATGGCGCAGCTCGCGGCGCTGGCCGGCCTGTCGGCGCGGCAGTTGCAGCGCCAGTTCCACACCGCCCTCGGCGCCCCGGTGATGGAGGTCTATCGCCGGATACGGCTGGACACGGCCCGGCGGCTGGTGACCGGATCGCGCCTGCGGATGGCCGAGATCGCCGAGATGACCGGGTTCGCCAGCCAGGCCGCGTTCGCCGAGCGCTATCGCAGGCAGTTCGGCGAACCGCCCACCGCGACCCGGCGACAGGCCTAG